The proteins below come from a single Molothrus ater isolate BHLD 08-10-18 breed brown headed cowbird chromosome 3, BPBGC_Mater_1.1, whole genome shotgun sequence genomic window:
- the SIX3 gene encoding homeobox protein SIX3, which translates to MVFRSPLELYPTHFFLPNFAADPHHRSLLLASGGGGGGSGSGSGCSPGAGGGGGGSSRAPHEELSMFQLPTLNFSPEQVASVCETLEETGDIERLGRFLWSLPVAPGACEAINKHESILRARAVVAFHTGNFRDLYHILENHKFTKESHGKLQAMWLEAHYQEAEKLRGRPLGPVDKYRVRKKFPLPRTIWDGEQKTHCFKERTRSLLREWYLQDPYPNPSKKRELAQATGLTPTQVGNWFKNRRQRDRAAAAKNRLQHQAIGQSGMRSLAEPGCPTHSSAESPSTAASPTTSVSSLTERAETGTSILSVTSSDSECDV; encoded by the exons ATGGTGTTCAGGTCCCCGCTAGAGCTTTATCCCACCCATTTCTTCTTGCCAAACTTCGCCGCCGATCCGCACCACCGCTCCCTCCTTCTCgccagcggcggcggcggcggcggcagcggcagcggctcGGGCTGCAGCCCCGGTGCCGGCGGCGGTGGAGGCGGCAGCTCCCGGGCACCCCACGAAGAGTTGTCAATGTTTCAGCTGCCCACACTCAACTTCTCCCCGGAGCAAGTGGCCAGCGTCTGCGAGACGCTGGAGGAGACTGGAGACATAGAAAGGCTGGGGAGGTTCCTCTGGTCGCTGCCGGTGGCGCCGGGGGCATGCGAGGCCATCAACAAGCACGAGTCCATCCTCCGCGCCCGGGCGGTGGTGGCCTTCCACACGGGCAACTTCCGAGACCTCTACCACATCCTGGAGAACCACAAATTCACCAAGGAGTCCCACGGCAAGTTGCAGGCCATGTGGCTCGAAGCGCACTACCAGGAGGCCGAGAAGCTAAGGGGTCGCCCGCTGGGGCCGGTTGATAAATACAGGGTGAGGAAGAAGTTTCCGCTGCCCAGGACCATTTGGGATGGCGAGCAGAAGACGCACTGCTTCAAGGAGAGGACTCGCAGCCTCCTGAGGGAGTGGTACCTGCAGGACCCTTACCCCAACCCCAGCAAGAAAAGGGAACTGGCTCAGGCCACGGGGCTCACCCCCACGCAAGTAGGCAACTGGTTCAAAAACCGAAGGCAAAGAGACAGAGCGGCGGCGGCTAAAAACAG GCTCCAGCACCAGGCGATAGGACAGAGCGGCATGCGGTCGCTGGCAGAGCCCGGCTGCCCGACACACAGCTCGGCCGAGTCTCCGTCCACGGCGGCCAGCCCGACCACCAGCGTCTCCAGTTTGACAGAAAGAGCCGAGACGGGCACCTCCATCCTCTCGGTAACCTCCAGCGACTCGGAATGTGATGTATGA